From Diospyros lotus cultivar Yz01 chromosome 4, ASM1463336v1, whole genome shotgun sequence, a single genomic window includes:
- the LOC127799805 gene encoding uncharacterized protein LOC127799805: MRAAISPGYLLMKFPTPHGVGQVRGNQKQARVCYVSSTRGATKKGKALTEETLLIGEQTLEANKPQPVESLEAIPLNPGDEGRQVRVGSQLASQEKVEIIKCLRSYADIFAWTPPDMPGISPDIMTHCLNVQSEVRSVKQKKRHVAPKRLRHMEEEVDKLLEAGFTREVQYPEWLANVVMVPKANGKWPMCIDFTNLNKACPKDSYPLPLNRQAGNALRLKECRGHISKDGQQNVERIIRGVMEAYVDDMIVKSRQGESHSSQLEKVFAIFRKNNMRLNPDKCTFGVKSGKFLGYMITHRGIEANPEKVQVVIDMQSPSSVKEVQRLNDRLTALGRFLSKQVEHSLPFCKALKRGKSFQWTPECEKAFQELKAYLKEIPLLTRPEVGEKLCLYLGISHQAILQRPECSGRLTKWAVELSEYDISFEPRKAIKGQALANFIVECTHSHAAEKACPEAWMLFVDGASNAKGSGTGVVLISPEKEMLEYSLHFIFPSSNNTTEYEALLAGMKLAEKLEAKNLTAHSDSQLVVQQFQGTFEVKEPLLARYLQKVKELAPRFERFELIQINRSLNQHADALSKLASARDTSGQLIHMEVLQRPSVETSEEGVHCVDIVDDWRTPILKYLLNQELPVAPSEARRLKTKAARFTIIGQELYKRGYSVPLLKCLGTWEADQALEEVHEGDCGEHLGARALAGKVLRAGFF; the protein is encoded by the exons ATGAGAGCTGCCATCTCTCCAGGGTAtttgttgatgaaattccccactcCTCATGGGGTCGGACAAGTAAGGGGTAATCAGAAACAAGCCAGGGTATGTTATGTGAGCTCCACGCGGGGTGCAACGAAAAAAGGAAAAGCGTTGACTGAAGAGACCTTGTTGATTGGCGAGCAAACTCTCGAGGCCAACAAACCTCAGCCGGTAGAGTCGCTTGAAGCAATCCCTCTAAATCCTGGCGATGAAGGCCGGCAAGTACGCGTGGGAAGTCAACTAGCGAGTCAAGAGAAAGTAGAAATTATCAAATGTTTGCGCTCTTATGCAGACATATTCGCCTGGACGCCACCCGACATGCCTGGGATTAGCCCAGACATTATGACCCATTGCCTGAATGTGCAATCAGAAGTTCGGTCAGTCAAGCAGAAGAAAAGACACGTCGCCCCAAAAAGACTGAGACATATGGAGGAAGAAGTGGACAAGCTCTTGGAAGCAGGATTTACCAGGGAGGTTCAATACCCCGAATGGCTGGCAAATGTTGTAATGGTACCAAAGGCCAACGGAAAATGGCCGATGTGCATTGACTTTACCAATTTGAACAAGGCCTGCCCTAAAGATTCCTACCCGCTCCCCCTGAATAGACAGGCTG GTAATGCCCTTCGGCTTAAAGAATGCAGGGGTCATATATCAAAGGATGGTCAACAAAATGTTGAAAGAATTATTAGGGGGGTGATGGAGGCATACGTGGACGACATGATAGTGAAGAGCAGGCAAGGTGAGTCTCATTCCAGTCAACTTGAGAAAGTCTTCGCgatatttagaaaaaataacatGCGCCTGAACCCGGATAAATGTACGTTCGGAGTAAAGTCGGGAAAATTTCTTGGATATATGATCACTCATAGAGGGATAGAGGCCAACCCTGAAAAAGTGCAAGTGGTAATTGACATGCAGTCCCCATCATCTGTAAAAGAAGTTCAGAGATTGAACGATCGATTGACGGCCTTGGGCAGATTCCTCTCCAAGCAAGTTGAGCACAGCCTCCCTTTCTGCAAAGCTTTAAAGAGAGGCAAGAGCTTTCAGTGGACTCCTGAGTGCGAAAAAGCTTTCCAAGAGTTAAAAGCATATCTAAAGGAGATTCCTCTATTGACACGGCCGGAAGTCGGAGAAAAATTATGCCTATACCTTGGGATCAGCCATCAGGCG ATTCTACAAAGGCCAGAGTGTTCAGGAAGACTGACTAAGTGGGCAGTTGAGCTCAGCGAATACGATATCAGCTTCGAGCCTAGGAAGGCAATAAAAGGGCAAGCGTTGGCGAACTTCATAGTGGAGTGCACTCACTCACATGCGGCAGAAAAAGCTTGCCCAGAAGCATGGATGTTGTTTGTGGACGGGGCATCTAACGCCAAAGGAAGTGGGACGGGGGTTGTATTAATCTCCCCCGAAAAAGAGATGTTGGAGTACTCCCTACACTTCATCTTCCCTAGCTCGAACAATACAACGGAATATGAAGCATTGTTAGCTGGAATGAAGTTGGCAGAAAAATTGGAGGCGAAAAACTTGACGGCCCATAGCGACTCGCAATTAGTGGTACAACAGTTCCAAGGCACTTTTGAAGTAAAGGAACCACTATTGGCCCGTTATTTACAGAAGGTGAAGGAGCTCGCTCCTAGATTCGAACGCTTTGAACTCATACAGATCAATAGGTCTCTTAACCAGCACGCTGACGCACTGTCCAAACTGGCCTCCGCTCGAGACACCTCCGGACAATTGATTCACATGGAGGTCCTACAACGACCGAGTGTGGAAACAAGTGAAGAGGGTGTTCATTGCGTTGATATAGTTGACGATTGGAGAACGCCGATACTGAAATATCTGCTTAATCAGGAGCTTCCAGTGGCGCCCTCGGAGGCAAGAAGGCTGAAGACCAAGGCAGCCCGCTTTACAATCATCGGCCAAGAGCTGTATAAGAGAGGGTATTCAGTACCGTTACTCAAGTGCTTGGGGACATGGGAGGCAGATCAGGCCCTGGAAGAAGTTCACGAGGGAGACTGCGGTGAGCATCTCGGTGCCAGAGCGTTGGCTGGGAAAGTCCTACGAGCAGGTTTCTTTTAG
- the LOC127799806 gene encoding uncharacterized protein LOC127799806, producing MYEETAESTHSRALCVPSPGRNEAEKETLKASNVKRLIEEVLEQKQIGTTPIEALVKGFLLFEELQRQPVQSRFRLPQLPMYLGNEDPERHLQHFVAMAVLHGWNEVTRCKAFPLSLAGQAQQWFTELPAGHIRSFEQLKKEFLEAFSTYVPKKKSAMYLMSLQQRPNESLKQYIERFRAATQEVRDLPVSLAASALLNGTTYAPLRRSLAKIELSSMTELFARAEQFIVQMEILEAWEGKRRGRSSDVGLDRLVKIQRREEPPKMPFRSFTPLTDPRASVLSSIAHTGLINFSSHTNQPMGRNMDSFYKFHESPGHTTEQCRELRNQIEQLIREGKLDRFILDKPKNQQGRREESRRNNQGRSTRLRGDAPNRRENQPPQQREGERNNPRKEEERPSVEDGNEPVMERIHVISGGENLAGDSSSSRKAYVRQALHVNSVEKIQEDEDPLIFAPEDQGSVSLPHDDPLVICAIIAKHPIERILVDNGSSVNLLYWNCFEKMHVAHDRLKTVASPCIALQERQYRWSDRFNCPLCSETTPK from the coding sequence ATGTATGAAGAAACGGCAGAAAGCACCCACTCAAGGGCCCTTTGTGTTCCGTCCCCTGGCAGGAATGAAGCGGAGAAGGAAACACTTAAGGCGTCTAACGTCAAGCGCCTTATAGAAGAAGTATTAGAACAGAAGCAAATCGGGACGACGCCAATAGAAGCACTCGTGAAAGGATTTCTATTATTCGAAGAACTTCAAAGACAGCCAGTACAATCAAGGTTCAGGCTACCACAGCTCCCGATGTATTTGGGGAATGAAGACCCCGAGAGGCATTTGCAACACTTCGTCGCGATGGCTGTGCTACATGGGTGGAACGAGGTCACTAGATGCAAGGCTTTCCCTCTCTCACTGGCAGGGCAGGCTCAACAGTGGTTCACTGAGCTACCCGCCGGGCATATCCGATCGTttgaacagttgaagaaagaatttttgGAGGCATTCTCTACTTACGTTCCGAAGAAAAAAAGTGCCATGTACTTGATGAGCTTGCAACAGAGGCCAAACGAGTCACTAAAACAGTACATTGAAAGGTTTAGGGCTGCAACACAAGAAGTAAGAGACCTCCCAGTAAGCCTTGCCGCATCCGCCTTGCTTAATGGAACCACCTACGCCCCGCTCAGAAGATCCCTAGCCAAAATCGAACTGAGCTCAATGACTGAGTTGTTTGCCCGAGCCGAGCAGTTTAttgtccaaatggaaattttggaagcaTGGGAAGGTAAAAGAAGAGGAAGGTCGAGCGATGTTGGGTTAGACAGATTAGTGAAGATACAGAGAAGAGAAGAGCCTCCCAAGATGCCATTCCGGAGCTTCACACCCCTTACTGATCCAAGGGCCTCCGTCCTTTCCTCCATTGCTCATACCGGGCTCATCAATTTTTCATCGCACACCAACCAGCCAATGGGTAGGAACATGGACTCCTTCTACAAATTTCACGAGTCCCCAGGGCATACCACAGAACAGTGCCGAGAACTACGAAATCAAATTGAGCAGCTAATCAGAGAAGGGAAGTTAGATCGATTCATACTGGATAAACCAAAGAACCAGCAAGGCAGGAGGGAAGAATCCAGAAGAAACAATCAGGGAAGATCCACACGTCTAAGGGGTGACGCCCCAAATAGAAGAGAAAACCAACCACCCCAACAAAGAGAAGGGGAAAGAAACAACCcgaggaaggaggaagaaagacCTAGTGTAGAAGATGGAAATGAACCCGTTATGGAGAGGATACATGTAATTTCGGGAGGAGAGAACTTGGCAGGAGACTCCTCTTCCTCCAGAAAGGCATATGTGCGCCAGGCGTTACACGTTAATTCGGTAGAGAAGATCCAAGAAGATGAGGACCCCCTCATTTTTGCACCGGAAGACCAGGGAAGTGTGTCGCTCCCCCACGATGATCCTTTGGTTATCTGTGCTATCATTGCCAAGCACCCGATTGAAAGAATACTGGTAGATAACGGAAGCTCCGTGAACCTCTTGTATTGGAATTGCTTTGAGAAGATGCACGTCGCCCATGATCGACTAAAAACAGTCGCTTCCCCCTGTATAGCTTTACAGGAGAGGCAGTACCGGTGGTCGGATCGATTCAATTGCCCGTTATGCTCGGAGACCACCCCCAAGTGA